A window from Fragaria vesca subsp. vesca linkage group LG5, FraVesHawaii_1.0, whole genome shotgun sequence encodes these proteins:
- the LOC101308380 gene encoding purine permease 3-like, producing MQMETTDNEQRKAAALKRLLLILSSVLLSIGTCGGPLIMRLYFIHGGKRVWLSSMLETGGWPVILVPIAIAYYHRRKNQAPTDPPTKLFFMKLPLFVASAVIGVLTGLDDYLYAYGVARLPVSTSALIIAAQLAFTALFAFILVKQKFTSYSINAVVLLTVGAAVLGLNTSSDRPKGESNAQYMLGFVMTVAAAALYGFVLPLVELMYKKAKQNITYALVLEIQMVMSLFATIFCTVGMLVNNDFKVIPREARKFELGETTYYVVLVVSAIVWQTFFLGAIGLIFCASSLLSGIVIAVLLPVTEIFAVIFYHEKFQAEKGVSLALSLWGFVSYFYGEIKHNKQKKQADAVKEKENNKEGCTPDVENLQTVPNP from the exons ATGCAAATGGAAACCACCGATAATGAGCAACGTAAAGCCGCCGCCCTGAAAAGGTTGCTGCTCATTCTGAGCAGCGTACTCTTATCCATAGGCACCTGCGGCGGCCCTTTGATAATGCGCCTCTACTTCATCCACGGCGGCAAACGCGTCTGGCTTTCGAGCATGCTCGAAACCGGTGGCTGGCCTGTGATCCTCGTCCCAATAGCCATAGCCTACTACCACCGCCGCAAAAACCAAGCTCCAACCGACCCACCAACCAAGCTCTTCTTCATGAAGCTTCCTCTCTTCGTTGCCTCTGCTGTCATCGGCGTTCTCACCGGCCTCGACGACTACCTCTACGCCTACGGCGTTGCACGCCTCCCCGTCTCCACCTCAGCCCTGATCATCGCTGCGCAGTTAGCTTTCACGGCCTTGTTTGCCTTCATACTCGTGAAGCAGAAGTTCACGTCGTATTCGATAAACGCCGTCGTGCTGCTGACGGTGGGGGCGGCGGTTCTTGGCCTGAACACGAGCTCGGACCGGCCCAAGGGGGAGTCGAACGCGCAGTACATGCTAGGGTTTGTGATGACGGTGGCCGCGGCGGCGTTGTATGGGTTTGTGCTGCCGTTGGTGGAGTTGATGTATAAGAAGGCCAAGCAGAACATCACGTACGCTTTGGTTTTGGAGATTCAGATGGTTATGAGTTTGTTTGCTACCATCTTCTGTACGGTTGGGATGCTGGTGAACAATGACTTCAAG GTGATTCCTAGAGAAGCGAGGAAATTCGAGCTTGGGGAGACTACGTACTATGTGGTGCTTGTAGTGAGTGCAATAGTCTGGCAAACTTTCTTCTTGGGAGCCATAGGACTCATCTTCTGTGCCTCGTCTCTTCTATCCGGAATCGTAATCGCTGTTCTGCTCCCGGTAACTGAGATCTTTGCTGTTATTTTCTACCACGAAAAGTTCCAAGCAGAAAAGGGGGTCTCTCTTGCACTCTCCCTCTGGGGGTTTGTCTCATACTTCTACGGCGAAATCAAACACAACAAACAAAAGAAGCAAGCAGATGCAGTTAAGGAAAAGGAAAACAACAAAGAAGGTTGTACCCCCGACGTAGAAAACCTTCAGACAGTTCCAAATCCATGA